The genome window ACTATTCTCCAATCAGCATCAGCCACAGGTGAGGATTCAGCTAATCAGCCTTCTCCTAAATAAGGCCATGgtagattaaaaaaaagcacatttttataGCTTTGGATGTGGTAGAACGTTACAAGCATCACCAAAACAAGTCGTATTTTTCTCCTTTATGGCTCTACAAACTTTGTCCATTTTGAGGACTAGGTATAAAATAATAGAATGAGAtcacaagagaaaacaaaataaatatagtatCATGTCTGCAAGTCATGCACGCTGCTTCACAAGCCAACTATTCGATACTTTAATAATGTATTGTACACTGTTATTCTGCGATGAAAATTACTGGAAACTACAATGTCTGTATATTTGTATACAGTACAAAATGTGATAAGTCCTTAATAATTTTCTATGTTTCAGACATGTTAGATCGTACCCTGGGAGATAAGAGACATTTAGTTAACGTTGAGCTTACCGTACATCCTTGGACAGAGTCTGGCACTTCCTGTGACATCACTTTTGAGGAGGAAGTAAAAGCTCAGCTCCCTGCTGATGTGAGAGAGGCTGTGGAAAATGGAGTTCAGAGCGCATACCTTCAAGGTAACAGAACCACTTGCTTATGCTTCACAGGTACAGAAGATTTAAAGTCATTATGCCCGGATCATTCTCAGAAGGCCCAGAAACCACATTGTTCACCATATCATTTCTTTCCCTGTGCAGGTCCTCTGATGGGTTTTCCTGTACAGGGAGTACAAACAGTCATCCAGCATGCGAGTTTGGAATCAGGCACTTCTGCAGCTATGGTGTCTGCCTGCGTGTCCCGCTGCATGCTCAAGGTATCCACCAACTCTCCTGTGTCTATATCTTAAGTGAATTAGAAAAAATGGGCTTCTGTTGATGTCATCTGTGGGTTTAGGCTCTGAGACAGGCTGGAGGACAGGTTTTAGAGCCAGTAATGGATCTGGAAGTGACATTGTGGGAAGAGCATCTGAGTCCTGTACTCGGAGATCTCGCCCAGCGGCGCGGGACCGTGAGGGACATCCAAAGTCGGCAGGAAGATAAAGTTTTGCTGGCTACAGTTCCTCTGGCAGAAATGATGGTGAGTGGTATTACTGATATGACAGATGATTGATCATTGAGACAAATcagttaaatgttaaagaatgaCGCATTACTATTCTTTTTGTCCAAGGGTTATTCCACTGTTATGCGCACTTTGACTTCTGGGAATGCCACATTTTCTCTGCAGCTGTCCAGCTATGAATCCATGAATACTCATGACCAGAACATACTGGTCAACAAGATGGCTGGACTGACTTGAGCTGATATCTTAATCTCCAGCTGAACTGTTGTAACACATGCCAATGTTGATTGGTTTTAATATTTGCATCGTTATGGTTCAACCAGAGAGCAAAAGCTACATCTTCATAAGTTTACATATGAACGGGACAGGGTGTGAAGTACAGAAAGTACAGTTAATCATTTTACAGAAACAAGTAGTACAAtaaaccttttatttatttatatttattttgtgcataaAACCCAGCCTGGGAACTAATTACTAATAAAAGCACCTATTACAAAAGATTCCTTATTCCCAAAAAATTCTTCACAGAGGCTTCAAACattgtcttttaataaaattcaatcataaagaaaaaaatggaagTATTCAAGTATTTGGTTTGAATACCTAGCTCAGTGCATTTCATTATAAACCATGATAATTGGAATGGTTTCAATGATTTGGataatgtaaagtgttttcCTGTTATTtccctttcatttttttagtgtaaaCTTCAATTCAATGATTCATGGGCTGTTGTACTCATGACGACAGTGGCCAACAAACAGCGGTTCTGCAGGTATACCTCTCCTGATGGTAAAAAGAAAGATCCACATTACTTCTACACACAAAAATGATGCAGTACAAAGAGTTGCATGATCgtatgtgtgaatgtgtaaatGGCTAGAAGATAAATTAACAGCATATTACTCTTAAATGCCATAGAGTCAAAGTTTTAACTCACTTGACCATGCGGCAGCGATGCTGTGCCAGTCGTTCATAGGCATTATTGAGGTCTGTCACTTTCTCATCACTCCACAGTCTCTCTGCAACAGCACTGGCTCTGGGCCTGCAATGACAACATacacatttatcatttatttataacccATGTTACTCCTGTTTAAAACCTGAGCTTTCTTTTAACTTTTACTTGCAAGTTATTAAGGTGGTGACACAGATGTTGACCGATTTTGTGATATAACGGTTAGAATTGCATTAATAACCATACCAGAGTCTGGGAGTGAGGTTGGTGGCATCCACATACTCTCCCCAGAGACAAGCCTCTCCACCAATCACCAGCTTCTTCTGCTCATCTGTGCCTGAGGTTGAAATTTGACCAAGAAactattacacattttttaatatgttttaggAACTCATTAGAATAATATTAGTGCAAAAGTTTCTATTGAGCATAGTAAAGAGAGACAATCCCCACAGCAAAAGCTGTCACTTGATTGAagttatattgtttaaaaagttgCTGCTCCTGTTGAGTCTGAATAAGCAGAACTGCTCTACATGTGTCTAAATTAGgccacaaacaaaaaataccTATACACATCTTCTAAACatgaatacaatacaatataactGTGTCTTGGGGGATCATAGAGACAACTGTCAGTCTAGAAACAGCCACAGTCACATTATAAATACCTAtctgtaattatttttatatctgAAAAGCTTTCTTCCTCACAATGGCAGTACAAAGCAATGATACAACCAACAATATTtcacacacaacaaaacatcaCAACCCTGTGACTACACAAAAAGCATTCTAGAGCAACAGAACAGGTTTCTCCGGCCCAATATGTCCCTGTCATCTTTATCTGTGaaatgacacacaaacacacccgtGAAATTTTGGGGGTCGGCTTTGTAAATGTTCATCCAGTCCTGGCCGTAGCTGATTCTGTTGAGGTACCAGGGTGCGGAGAGCAGAGCATTGAAACCAGCTGCTGTTACTCGTGCCATTTCATCCTGGTACTGCGGCCTTTCTTTCCACACATGGATCTGTGTGTCCGCTTCGAGCTACATGTGTACATAAACACGCATGTATAACAAGTATGCATCAACAAATGCATGAAATTGAAGATCTTTTAATGCTTTCATGCTGTGTGAAATTTACAGTTGATAATACTAGGGATGTACACATCTGTAATATATTGGGTAGGCCTAATTTCTGTGTGTATCAAACtaacaaaacattatataataattgtcGTATCAGGAATTGGGCTATATTAAGAATGATTATCAGGTTATAATATTGGCACATCCCTAGACTATAACAACAGTATTATTAGCTCAGCTTTGACTTATCAGTCATGCATTATGTTAGATTATCAGGTTAATGGGTTTAGAACCTGACAGCAGTTAACATGGATTATACTCTCAATATTTGGGATGATTGAGGTAAAACCGTAAGCAGGGGTATTGGTGTTCTGAGGTTTTCTGAAAGACAGAGAACCTTTGGAGGGACAAGGACATTACAATTTGTGTAGTgccttataaaaatgcattactgCAAAACTGAATGGTTTGTAGGACGGAGCAAGATGGAGGGAGAATATTCCCAGAGCGTACTTTCAACATCACCACGagcaaaaatatagattttttcaACAACAAAGCTCCAGCGGCATCtagtgaggttgcgaattgcaagcAACGGATCACTTCTCCTCTTCCTTTTAGAAGCACTAAGGCAGCTAACACAGCACTAAGATcttgtcacattttcgcttcttagCCGAAAGAgataacatacagtatttatgaaccactgtccgtttagggctactgtataAACAACATGGTTAATtctatgcaaggggacctgtggtgtatgtactgtagatagaaatagctaattctaaggtaataaacaTAACAGTTCATTATGTACGATGTTTATACACCCTGAACTCATAGTCATGTAtactatattgcatttctgtcaatagatcctccaaaaaaatgaccCATTGGACATTTAAGAAGCTTTGGGATGATCCAACACTTCAACATGACATAGTATGCAGATGGCAAATTGTAGTGAAGCAAATACCAGACAAACAAAAGTTAGACATACAGCCAGACCAAAAATATAACAACCAACCACAATATAACTTAATTCATCTCAGCAATATAAAAAACCTCCACCAGCTGCAAGTGTATTTATATGTCAGACTGATCTACTGTAACTTCTGTTTGCCTTCACTGTTGCCCAGACCTGTTCAGATCGGAACAGCGTTTTGACCTAATGGCATGTGTTTAACATGGGTCAACATGACACTGTCCAGTCCACTATAAGATACTGTCAGCACTAATATCAGGTACAAATCTATAGGCTCTACTTCAATACAGTGATTGACTACTACAGTATCCCTAGATAAAGCAGACTAAATCAGTGTAGGTGATGctaaaatagacaaaataaaagttttactGAATTAAAACTGACCAGGAAAACTGAGTGGCTCAACTTTGTAGTATCGTTGCCAGTCCTGTCCATAGCTAATCCAGTCCAGGTACCAGGGGGCAGAGAGAATGGTTGTAAATCCCGCCCTGGTCACATTCTGTAGCTCCTCCTCCATTTTGTTCCCAATCCACACTTCCACCACAGTGTCCTCCTTCAGCTGTAACATGCATAAAGCACATTATATGTGCCCTCTGTGCAAACTGAAATAAAGTTTTTGCCCCTCTTGTTGTTAACTGCTATCACCTTGTTAGGTCTAAGCATACAGATCTGTATGCAAGCGCAATTCAGACACTTTGCGTTTTATCAGTGAAATGGTGAGCAAGCAAGGACAGACATGCAGGTCAAGCTAGCTCTGATTGGAAAGACTGAAGATAATGTgtgaacattttttgtttaaatatttttcaatgtaatattaaaccgtttgttgatatattttataacaataaatattacTTTTCGATTATGTAATATTATAGTTATGCGTTTAGTTTAGTTGCAATCCTGATTTACAGAAAATTACAAGACTACTGCTCCAAACAATGGAGGACAGTAGGAGTGTTCAGGGAAACGGTTTAAAAAACACCATTGATGCTAATAGcttaaaaatgacacacttcatcTGACAAACACCAGGACCTGCATTCTGTTTGTCAGTCACAAAGCACATTAAACCTTTTAATATCTCTCAGAAGACAGTTCAATCAATCATATGTTGTGCTTagaaactgtaaaaaactgtttatgTATGCACAGATACATAAACATGTACAGATCAGAGTCTCTGTGtttatgacataaaaatgacaaaacagcCCAGATGAATAGAGCTGAGTCTTACCTTGACCCCATTATCAAACACTTCCTGCCACACCATGTAACCTTTCTTGGTAGTTGTCACAATGTCAAGTAACCTGTTTGTCAATGACAGTTTAATCATGTTGAATATTATCATTATTGTattctgataaaaaaaacagtatagGGGGAAATCAAAGggcaaattataaaaacaaaactgccTCATAAGTTTTATTATATGTTCATATGGTTGATTTGGAGATTCTAACTGTATTTGGACTTTCACCTCTGAATGTAGAAGGACTCCAGTTTGCGGTAGTCTGTGCCAAAAGAATGCTGCTCCATAAACCTTTGAATATCAGGATTGGACTTCCTACAGGAACATCGAAGTGGAAGAATAAGTTAAACAGGGCTGACAGTACTCCAACCTTTTAAGAATTATGAAATGATATGAAAATACTgaatgaatagttcacccaaaaaagaaaattctgtcatcatttactcaccctcaaagctctatacgtttctttgttctgctaaacacaaaggcaagtatctggaagaatgtcagaaaccagacagatctcatccaccattgacttccatagtatgggagtcaatgggggatgagatcagttcattcattcaattgtattcctttgtgtttagctgaacaaagaaatgtataaaagtcGGGGAAAATCTGTGGGTGAGTAATCTAAAACTTAGGACAGTTTACAGAGTTTACTCTTCATTACCAGCAACTGAAGTCAACCTCATCTCCCCCCAGGTGAACGTAGGCATCTGGGAAAACAGTACTGATCTCTTTAAAAAACTGGGCCATGAACTCATACGTGGAGTTCAAGATGGGGTTCACCGGCCCAAATGTTCCAGATGGAGTAGATCCAGAATAACATGGTGTAAGCAGATCCTTTTGGCCTGTGAGAGAACAAGTAATTACAATAACTGTGAGTAATTAGTAATATGCATAACATCTTTAATAATACACCACAGTTGAAACCAAGAAAATACTGCTTAACAGAACTAAGCTGATCactaataatgttaataaagcTATTCTTAGTGTCTACTGACTGACCCTTGCCCCACGCCTGTGTGTGTCCTGGGGTGTCAAACTCTGGGATGACCCTGATTCCCCTCATGCGAGCAAATTCGATGACCATCTTCACATCAGATGGAGTGTACACATGTGTAAATGGGTTATACGCTCCCTGTCAATCAAGAAACAAACAAGATTgagatttaaacacaaaaataaacacagtccCATTTGTCTGGTAATAACAGTGGCCATTGTGTGTTCTAGAACCAAAGCACATAAACATATCAactaatgtgtttgttttgaggttAATTCCTAAATGTTTCTATAGATCCtgaaaagtacattttcatCTCTAACCTAGGTGTTTTACTTACCCTTCGCTTCCAGTGCAGCGAATACAAAAAAGGTATATGAGATAAGGAAACTATTTTTCGACTGACCGGTTCTGACGGTCAATAAACATGGAATTGACTGCAGTGTAATTATGGcttaacaacatatttttaaccatttaaatgGTTTTGGCCACCAATAACACTGATAAATCCACTTGTAAAAATTAGTTAATAACACAAATGTTAAATGTCAAAAAGGTTATGGTGCTTTAACCCTACTTTCACTGTGATTcccaagtttaaaaaaaagttatttacttGCTTACCTTCTGACTTAACTCCGGGAAGGTACGGCTGAGAAAAGGAAATGAAGGATCGTCCACAATGTGCCAGTGGAATACATTTAACTTGTTTATTGCCATTGCTtcctgtgaaaataaaacaatttcattcATTACTACAACACACTTCAAAATAGGGTGACCACCCATCTTGCTTTGCGTTGTACCGCACAGCTTTTTAACCCCTTGTCCCACACGTCgcaaaaaaattgtaaatcaggaaatgcattatttaacaataatacattttaatagagaaactctttttcattctttgttTGTTCTTCCTTCctttagttttctctttttgagaagATCTTCAAAGTGTACAACATGATAACTCTACGTCTGATCTGTgctcaaaatttaaagagatagtGAACCTTAAATTGAAATGATTTACTTCACAAACCATAATTATTATCAAGATTCAATAATTACAGCCAAACAGTTTAGTCTATCTTGTGTTTATATGGAAAGCCTATGAACATTGATCAGGATCTCACATTTAATGACAAATTACAGCGTTTCAGATGAGCTGAGCATTCTCTCACCACTATACACTATATATTTAGACAAACTCTGTGGTAAGAGTCATCCTGTCTTGTGATCACATTCATTTGTGAAGAGCCTGACATTCCTGTTTCATAAATAACAAAAGAGGGAAAACTTCCTTTAGATACGTTGGCTCTTGAGAAAAAGAGTGCATTACTTAAAATGTGCAGTTGATATTGGCTAAACAGATATATTCACTGTTTTATTTACTATAGACCTATTTGTACAAGGTACTAAGATGGTGATTAATAAGCAAAGAAAAAATATCTTACCAAATTGGCCAAAATGACTTTGAGCGGCAGGTAGTGGCGAGACGTGTCCAGGAGAACCCCTCGATGGGCAAACCGTGGGAAATCCGAGATAACTGTTTTATTGATGTTATTCTAGAAAGAAAACGTAAAAATGAGCCCTTTAGAAATCATTTAAAGTGCATCCATACGAGTATATACATTATTCATGAATTCAATTGAAAGGGTTGctcatataatattaaatgttttttcattctaAATAAAAGTTTAGTTAGCGCAAACTTACAGCTCCATAGTCATCCTTATAAATCAGCTGACTGAATGTTTCCAAtccttaaaacaaacacattcattgTAATACATTAAGGAAGTCACTTCCTATGCTATTCAGAGTATTTACAATTGTGATAACATATGAGTGGAACTGAGCTGCCACTATATTGTGACCTACTTTTCAAGCaataatatttactttacacTACAAaggtttcattattattttgtggCAGAGGTAGAGCGAAGAGTAAATAATTTTACAGTCACAGTTGTAACATTGAAATACAAAGCAGGGTccaataaaatgttacaaatggtCAATAATGAAAAAATCCGAATTTGGGGGGATAATTAAACCTTTCTTATATTCTGCTGCATTTTTGCTTACCTCGCAAAGCTCCCCATACATTAGGAGCTTTCAACACAGCAGAGGGTTGATCAACTGACAGCTCATCTAACGTACATaaagagagacatttttaaCACAATCAATTTCAAGGGTAAATTGTTACAAACACTTGAAAGctttacacaaacactttaaTGAGATTACGGCTCCGGGAGCCATATGTCTACCGGATTTGTCTATTTTCTATCGGATTAGAGACCAACGGGGCTTTACGCGACGGTTACGGAGCTGGTTTACCAGCAACGAAAACCCGGAAGAGAAGTGAAACTCACATGACTCGTCGCTCTGGAGACTCGGGTATCCATCGCACTGTGGATCAGCTGATGAGATCCACACCTGAAGCTCAACGAGATCTGAATTGGAAGCTCTCTTTCTGCTTTTGTCTTGCTTCCTAACTTCACCAAATATGTACTCGAAA of Triplophysa dalaica isolate WHDGS20190420 chromosome 4, ASM1584641v1, whole genome shotgun sequence contains these proteins:
- the hexb gene encoding beta-hexosaminidase subunit beta isoform X2, producing the protein MYCLLKLASLFVAIAFSHGWLFSDSGKKLNVLDEVSLWPLPQKFQTSAVSFQLSANSFQIVHAKDSTAGPSCSLLQNAFRRYFEYIFGEVRKQDKSRKRASNSDLVELQVWISSADPQCDGYPSLQSDESYELSVDQPSAVLKAPNVWGALRGLETFSQLIYKDDYGANNINKTVISDFPRFAHRGVLLDTSRHYLPLKVILANLEAMAINKLNVFHWHIVDDPSFPFLSRTFPELSQKGAYNPFTHVYTPSDVKMVIEFARMRGIRVIPEFDTPGHTQAWGKGQKDLLTPCYSGSTPSGTFGPVNPILNSTYEFMAQFFKEISTVFPDAYVHLGGDEVDFSCWKSNPDIQRFMEQHSFGTDYRKLESFYIQRLLDIVTTTKKGYMVWQEVFDNGVKLKEDTVVEVWIGNKMEEELQNVTRAGFTTILSAPWYLDWISYGQDWQRYYKVEPLSFPGTDEQKKLVIGGEACLWGEYVDATNLTPRLWPRASAVAERLWSDEKVTDLNNAYERLAQHRCRMVKRGIPAEPLFVGHCRHEYNSP
- the hexb gene encoding beta-hexosaminidase subunit beta isoform X1; this encodes MYCLLKLASLFVAIAFSHGWLFSDSGKKLNVLDEVSLWPLPQKFQTSAVSFQLSANSFQIVHAKDSTAGPSCSLLQNAFRRYFEYIFGEVRKQDKSRKRASNSDLVELQVWISSADPQCDGYPSLQSDESYELSVDQPSAVLKAPNVWGALRGLETFSQLIYKDDYGANNINKTVISDFPRFAHRGVLLDTSRHYLPLKVILANLEAMAINKLNVFHWHIVDDPSFPFLSRTFPELSQKGAYNPFTHVYTPSDVKMVIEFARMRGIRVIPEFDTPGHTQAWGKGQKDLLTPCYSGSTPSGTFGPVNPILNSTYEFMAQFFKEISTVFPDAYVHLGGDEVDFSCWKSNPDIQRFMEQHSFGTDYRKLESFYIQRLLDIVTTTKKGYMVWQEVFDNGVKLEADTQIHVWKERPQYQDEMARVTAAGFNALLSAPWYLNRISYGQDWMNIYKADPQNFTGTDEQKKLVIGGEACLWGEYVDATNLTPRLWPRASAVAERLWSDEKVTDLNNAYERLAQHRCRMVKRGIPAEPLFVGHCRHEYNSP